In Nocardia sp. NBC_00403, one DNA window encodes the following:
- a CDS encoding MFS transporter → MTDRATEAVPLRRSVAASAMGNATEWFDYGVYAATATYLTDAFFPGDLGTLGTMLGFAVSFVLRPLGGMVWGPLGDRLGRKAVLATTILLMAAATGAIGLLPTHAQVGWFAPVLLIALRVVQGFSTGGEYGGAATYLAETCTDKRRGFFGSFLEFGTLGGFVGGSAVVLACQLVLGSDAMHDWGWRVPFLLAVPLGLIGWYLRSHLDESPVFTEVAEQSHPKGGLRELVTTYRREVLTLAGLVVALNVVNYTLLTYQPTYLQHTIGMGESATTAMMLIGQLVMMAVLPFFGRLSDSVGRRPMWLFSLVGLAVFALPMYWLMGQGTGWAIAGFIVLGLLYVPQLSTISSTFPAIFPTHVRYAGFALGYNVSTAVFGGTAPLVNEAAIEATGWSLFPAAYMVGASLIGLLAWTYLRETAGTSLRGTEVPDADSGELPIVATAATAT, encoded by the coding sequence ATGACCGATCGCGCAACGGAGGCGGTACCGTTACGGCGTTCCGTCGCCGCCTCTGCCATGGGCAATGCCACCGAATGGTTCGACTACGGCGTGTACGCCGCGACGGCCACCTATCTCACCGACGCGTTCTTCCCCGGCGACCTCGGCACGCTGGGAACCATGCTCGGATTCGCCGTGTCGTTCGTGCTGCGTCCGCTGGGCGGTATGGTCTGGGGCCCGCTCGGTGACCGGCTCGGCCGAAAAGCGGTGCTGGCCACCACCATTCTGTTGATGGCTGCCGCGACCGGCGCCATCGGCCTGCTGCCGACGCACGCGCAGGTCGGTTGGTTTGCGCCGGTCCTGCTCATCGCGCTGCGCGTCGTGCAGGGCTTCTCCACCGGCGGCGAATACGGCGGCGCGGCAACGTATCTGGCCGAAACGTGCACCGACAAGAGGCGGGGCTTCTTCGGTAGCTTCCTGGAGTTCGGTACCCTCGGCGGGTTCGTCGGCGGCTCCGCGGTGGTGCTGGCCTGTCAGCTCGTGCTCGGCTCGGATGCGATGCACGACTGGGGCTGGCGCGTGCCGTTCCTGCTCGCGGTGCCGCTCGGCCTGATCGGCTGGTATCTGCGCTCGCACCTGGACGAATCCCCGGTGTTCACCGAGGTCGCCGAGCAGTCGCACCCCAAGGGCGGCCTGCGCGAGTTGGTGACCACCTATCGGCGCGAGGTGCTCACCCTGGCGGGACTCGTCGTCGCCCTCAACGTGGTGAATTACACGCTGCTGACCTACCAGCCCACCTATCTGCAGCACACCATCGGCATGGGGGAGTCGGCCACTACGGCGATGATGCTGATCGGTCAGCTCGTGATGATGGCGGTGTTGCCGTTCTTCGGCCGATTGTCCGACAGCGTCGGCCGTCGCCCGATGTGGCTGTTCTCGTTGGTCGGTCTCGCCGTGTTCGCCCTCCCGATGTACTGGCTCATGGGACAGGGAACCGGTTGGGCCATCGCGGGATTCATTGTTCTCGGTCTGCTGTACGTGCCGCAGCTCTCGACCATCAGCTCGACCTTCCCCGCGATCTTCCCCACCCACGTCCGCTACGCGGGATTCGCCTTGGGCTACAACGTCTCCACCGCGGTATTCGGCGGCACTGCCCCGCTGGTCAACGAAGCTGCCATAGAGGCCACCGGCTGGTCGCTGTTCCCCGCCGCATACATGGTCGGCGCCTCGCTGATCGGCCTGTTGGCCTGGACATACCTGCGCGAAACCGCAGGAACCTCGTTGCGTGGCACCGAAGTCCCCGATGCCGACAGCGGCGAACTACCCATCGTCGCTACAGCCGCGACCGCAACCTGA
- a CDS encoding response regulator transcription factor, whose translation MRVLVVDDQDLFRAGFRLILDAQPDITVVGEAADGLEAIEQTIALAPDVVVMDVRMPRLDGVGATRRICAETDAKVLVLTMFDLDEYVYDALRAGASGFLLKDVRREELVEAVRVVAAGEALLAPTVTRRLIADLVHRGHSRPGLVRQLDDLTEREREILRRLATGLSNAELAAALVVSEHTVKTHVSSVLTKLRLRDRVQAVVFAYEAGLVIPGRTPE comes from the coding sequence ATGCGGGTGCTCGTTGTCGACGATCAGGACCTCTTCCGTGCCGGCTTCCGACTGATCCTCGACGCCCAGCCCGACATCACCGTGGTCGGTGAGGCCGCCGACGGGCTGGAGGCAATCGAGCAGACCATCGCTTTGGCGCCGGACGTCGTGGTAATGGACGTGCGGATGCCGCGCCTGGACGGAGTCGGCGCGACCCGGCGCATCTGCGCGGAGACCGACGCGAAAGTGTTGGTGCTGACCATGTTCGACCTCGACGAATACGTCTACGATGCGCTGCGTGCCGGTGCGAGCGGCTTTCTGCTCAAGGACGTGCGCCGCGAGGAATTGGTCGAAGCCGTTCGTGTGGTCGCCGCGGGAGAGGCGTTGCTCGCACCCACCGTCACCCGCCGACTCATCGCCGATCTCGTCCACCGCGGCCATTCCCGCCCTGGGCTGGTCAGACAGCTCGACGACCTGACCGAACGCGAACGCGAGATTTTGCGCCGGCTCGCCACGGGGTTGTCCAATGCCGAACTCGCCGCGGCGCTTGTGGTCAGCGAGCACACGGTGAAGACCCATGTCAGTTCGGTGCTGACGAAGTTGCGGTTGCGCGACCGCGTGCAGGCCGTGGTTTTCGCCTATGAGGCGGGCCTGGTCATCCCTGGTCGCACCCCAGAGTGA
- a CDS encoding sensor histidine kinase, with the protein MDIRSAVSSAVGATDTVARRVTEWVRAFPPGLLDAVIAAAVTIASVGPAVVDGASWWIVGFSVLASAPVLWRRRAPILVLLVVGPAITVLACLHAMPTLPYGTIVCAYTIAAYSPTGLRRAALVGVSVGVLFSLVVPNESPDSYGYAAMSFATAWALGTGVRARRAQIEMLQERARRLDEERVAAVDRERLRIARDMHDIVAHSVGLMIVQAETGPLLTRVDPARADATFAGIADTGREAVQQLRHSLGALRGQAVDLPHQPGIDAIADLVEISRRSGLAASFEEYGPRRSVSGEVAVTAYRVVQEALTNTRKHAHATCVRVSLRWSEDRLTVRVSDDGRGDADTDGPSGKGPGTNGHGLLGMRERVTGFGGRLDYGPSGSGFDVAAELPIAQER; encoded by the coding sequence ATGGATATTCGGAGTGCGGTCTCGAGCGCGGTCGGTGCCACCGACACGGTGGCACGGCGGGTGACCGAGTGGGTCCGGGCTTTCCCGCCGGGTCTGCTCGATGCCGTCATCGCCGCCGCGGTGACGATCGCCTCCGTGGGGCCTGCCGTGGTCGACGGTGCCTCATGGTGGATCGTCGGCTTCTCGGTGCTGGCCTCCGCCCCTGTCCTGTGGCGTCGGCGCGCGCCCATTCTGGTGCTGCTCGTCGTCGGTCCGGCCATCACCGTGCTCGCGTGCCTGCACGCCATGCCGACGCTGCCCTACGGCACCATCGTCTGCGCGTACACGATTGCCGCCTACAGTCCGACCGGGCTACGGCGCGCGGCACTGGTCGGCGTGAGCGTCGGCGTCCTTTTCTCGCTGGTCGTCCCCAATGAGAGCCCTGACTCCTATGGCTACGCCGCCATGTCCTTTGCCACCGCGTGGGCGCTGGGCACCGGAGTGCGGGCCAGGCGCGCGCAGATCGAGATGCTGCAGGAGCGCGCGCGTCGGCTCGACGAGGAGCGGGTCGCCGCGGTGGACCGGGAACGGTTGCGGATAGCGCGCGATATGCACGACATCGTCGCGCATTCGGTCGGACTGATGATCGTGCAAGCCGAGACAGGGCCGCTGCTGACCAGGGTCGATCCGGCACGGGCCGACGCGACCTTCGCCGGCATCGCCGATACGGGCCGCGAAGCGGTACAACAACTTCGGCACAGTCTCGGCGCATTGCGCGGCCAGGCGGTCGACCTGCCGCATCAACCGGGCATCGATGCGATAGCCGACCTGGTCGAGATATCGCGGCGCAGTGGGCTCGCCGCCTCTTTCGAGGAATACGGGCCACGCCGTTCGGTGTCCGGCGAGGTCGCGGTCACCGCGTATCGGGTGGTTCAGGAGGCGTTGACGAACACCAGGAAGCACGCGCACGCCACCTGCGTGCGGGTGTCGCTGCGGTGGTCGGAGGATCGATTGACGGTCCGGGTGTCCGATGACGGCAGGGGTGATGCGGACACGGACGGGCCGAGTGGGAAGGGCCCTGGAACGAACGGGCACGGCCTGCTCGGTATGCGCGAGCGCGTCACCGGCTTCGGTGGAAGACTGGACTACGGACCGTCGGGCAGCGGCTTCGATGTGGCCGCCGAACTACCCATCGCACAGGAGCGTTGA
- a CDS encoding TMEM175 family protein: protein MDDEELVPGGQLSSTTRIEAFSDGVMAIAITLLILEIKLPEYEPGHLLGALGHLWPSYVAYLASFLTIGVLWMNHHAFFSRLRHVDHVLRWWNLMLLLGISVLPFPTMVLAEHAVHGAGSDAKAAAALYGIAGVMITVPWAPLWWRLVSRPELFEPGFDSAFARRESVRAYPGIVTYAICIGVGLIQPVAALILYLVVAIFYGFTSQGWGTKPGDDSD from the coding sequence ATGGATGATGAGGAGCTGGTCCCAGGTGGGCAGCTGTCGAGTACCACCCGAATAGAAGCCTTCAGTGACGGCGTGATGGCGATCGCGATCACGCTGCTGATTCTGGAGATCAAACTGCCCGAGTACGAACCGGGGCATCTGCTCGGTGCGCTCGGCCATCTCTGGCCTTCGTACGTGGCCTATCTGGCGTCGTTCCTGACGATCGGCGTGCTCTGGATGAACCATCATGCGTTCTTCAGCAGGTTGCGCCATGTCGACCACGTGCTGCGCTGGTGGAATCTGATGCTGCTGCTCGGCATCTCCGTGTTGCCGTTCCCCACCATGGTTCTCGCGGAGCATGCCGTACACGGCGCAGGCAGCGACGCCAAGGCCGCCGCGGCGTTGTACGGCATCGCAGGCGTCATGATCACAGTGCCGTGGGCGCCGTTGTGGTGGCGGCTGGTGAGCAGGCCCGAACTGTTCGAACCCGGCTTCGATTCCGCATTCGCCCGGCGTGAAAGCGTGCGTGCCTACCCGGGCATCGTGACCTACGCGATCTGCATCGGCGTGGGCCTCATCCAGCCGGTGGCCGCACTGATCCTCTACCTCGTCGTCGCCATCTTCTATGGCTTCACCAGCCAGGGCTGGGGAACGAAGCCGGGCGACGATTCGGACTAG
- a CDS encoding TetR/AcrR family transcriptional regulator, which yields MTGTRGRPRSEEARRAILHAALELCERDGYQELTIKAIADAAGAGRQTVYRWWPDKASILMEALVDLAREHEAALVPVESTDVLGDIERLLRTTYELARKTTGQALVGLMADAQRDPVLSKRLQDTVIGPRRMALRAVLQRGIDSGELVATAPLDLVVDFAFGAMWYRLLSGHAPVDSALACEVTTGLAAMFAQR from the coding sequence ATGACAGGAACCCGAGGACGCCCCCGAAGCGAGGAAGCCAGGCGCGCGATCCTGCATGCCGCACTCGAGCTGTGCGAGCGCGACGGCTACCAGGAGCTGACCATCAAAGCGATCGCCGATGCCGCAGGCGCCGGGCGGCAGACCGTGTACCGCTGGTGGCCCGACAAGGCCTCGATTCTCATGGAGGCACTGGTCGACCTCGCACGTGAGCACGAGGCGGCGCTGGTCCCGGTCGAATCCACCGATGTGCTCGGTGATATCGAACGGCTGCTGAGGACCACCTACGAGCTCGCGCGCAAGACCACCGGACAGGCGCTCGTCGGACTGATGGCCGACGCGCAACGCGATCCCGTGCTGTCGAAACGATTGCAGGACACCGTGATCGGACCGCGTCGCATGGCGCTGCGCGCGGTACTGCAGCGTGGCATCGATTCCGGCGAACTCGTTGCGACGGCGCCGCTGGACCTCGTCGTCGATTTCGCCTTCGGCGCAATGTGGTATCGGCTACTGAGCGGGCATGCGCCGGTGGACTCCGCCTTGGCGTGCGAGGTCACCACCGGCCTTGCCGCGATGTTCGCGCAACGCTGA
- a CDS encoding SDR family oxidoreductase, with protein MSKKVVIVGGTSGIGLATARRLLKDGMNVVIAGRNEERLAAALTELGAAATGQRVDARDEADLARLFAEVGPIDHLVVTVTGPSGTTPFRDIDREQLQAHYTGKLMAHTATVQAALPHLTTGGSVTLVSAASAGGAMPATAALAAVNAGVEAMVPVLAVELAPLRVNAVSPGVIDTDWWSFLPEDARTGVFDSIAATTPVGRVGSADDVADAIEFLVGNTFTTGIVIRVDGGARLGTPR; from the coding sequence ATGAGCAAGAAAGTCGTCATCGTCGGCGGAACTTCGGGCATCGGGCTGGCAACCGCACGCCGACTTCTGAAAGACGGCATGAACGTGGTCATCGCCGGACGAAACGAGGAACGACTCGCCGCCGCACTGACCGAACTGGGCGCCGCAGCCACCGGGCAGCGGGTCGACGCCCGCGACGAGGCCGACCTCGCGCGCCTCTTCGCCGAGGTCGGGCCCATCGATCACCTGGTGGTGACGGTGACCGGCCCGTCGGGCACCACCCCGTTCCGCGACATCGACCGAGAGCAGCTGCAAGCGCACTACACCGGCAAACTGATGGCACACACCGCGACGGTGCAGGCCGCGCTCCCCCACCTGACCACGGGCGGCTCGGTCACCCTGGTGTCCGCGGCATCGGCCGGCGGGGCAATGCCGGCCACCGCAGCACTGGCCGCCGTCAACGCGGGCGTCGAAGCCATGGTCCCGGTCCTTGCGGTCGAGCTGGCGCCGCTGCGCGTGAACGCCGTCTCACCGGGCGTCATCGATACCGACTGGTGGAGCTTCCTGCCCGAGGACGCCCGCACCGGGGTCTTCGACTCCATCGCCGCCACCACCCCCGTCGGCCGGGTCGGCAGCGCCGACGACGTCGCCGACGCGATCGAATTCCTGGTCGGCAACACCTTCACCACCGGCATCGTGATTCGCGTCGACGGCGGCGCGCGCCTCGGCACACCGCGCTAG
- a CDS encoding ankyrin repeat domain-containing protein, with amino-acid sequence MAAADVEYGPQPCPTRGKAAHAGRNGWVSGDEIDPELIQLATKVFDLARQGAVEALGGYVDAGVPVNLTNDRGDTLLMLAAYHGHQEAVAALLARGAEPDRANDKGQTPLAGAVFKGETEIVRALLAAGADPDAGTPSARAAATMFGNTELLELFGAS; translated from the coding sequence ATGGCTGCGGCAGATGTCGAATACGGCCCACAACCATGTCCCACTCGCGGGAAGGCTGCTCATGCGGGTAGGAATGGATGGGTGAGTGGTGACGAGATTGATCCCGAGTTGATCCAGTTGGCGACGAAGGTGTTCGATCTGGCCCGTCAGGGTGCGGTCGAAGCTCTCGGCGGGTATGTGGATGCCGGGGTGCCGGTGAATCTCACCAATGATCGGGGCGACACGCTGCTGATGCTGGCCGCATATCACGGCCATCAGGAGGCTGTTGCGGCGTTGCTTGCGCGAGGAGCCGAGCCGGATCGTGCGAACGATAAGGGGCAGACTCCGTTGGCGGGGGCCGTTTTCAAAGGTGAAACCGAGATCGTGCGGGCCCTGCTCGCGGCGGGCGCGGATCCGGATGCCGGCACGCCATCGGCGCGGGCGGCGGCCACCATGTTCGGTAACACCGAACTGCTGGAGCTGTTCGGCGCATCCTGA
- a CDS encoding 3-oxoacyl-ACP reductase, which yields MQRLQDRVAVVTGGGSGIGLATVRRFAAEGAKVVVADIDATAGEAAAAAVDGLYVKADVTDEAQVESLFQTAFDTYGGLDIAFNNAGISPPEDDSILTTGIEAWRRVQEVNLTSVYLCSKYAIGHMLERGKGSVINTASFVAVMGAATSQISYTASKGGVLAMSRELGVQFARNGIRVNALCPGPVNTPLLQELFAKDPERAARRLVHIPTGRFAEPEEIAAAVAFLASDDASFITASQFLVDGGISGAYVTPL from the coding sequence TTGCAGCGCTTACAAGATCGAGTCGCCGTCGTTACGGGCGGCGGTAGCGGGATCGGCCTCGCCACGGTCCGCCGCTTTGCCGCGGAGGGCGCCAAGGTTGTCGTCGCCGATATCGACGCCACCGCGGGTGAGGCCGCGGCCGCGGCGGTCGACGGACTCTACGTGAAGGCCGACGTCACCGACGAGGCCCAGGTCGAGTCGTTGTTCCAGACCGCGTTCGACACCTACGGCGGCCTCGATATCGCCTTCAACAATGCGGGAATTTCACCGCCGGAGGACGACTCCATCCTCACCACCGGCATCGAGGCGTGGCGGCGGGTGCAGGAGGTGAATCTGACCTCGGTGTACCTGTGCAGCAAGTACGCCATCGGCCACATGCTGGAGCGCGGCAAGGGTTCGGTGATCAACACCGCGTCGTTCGTCGCAGTGATGGGCGCGGCGACCTCGCAGATCTCCTACACCGCCTCCAAAGGCGGAGTTCTGGCGATGAGCAGGGAGCTCGGTGTCCAGTTCGCCCGCAACGGGATTCGGGTCAATGCGCTGTGTCCCGGCCCGGTCAACACGCCGCTGCTGCAGGAGCTGTTCGCCAAGGACCCCGAGCGCGCCGCGCGTCGCCTGGTGCACATCCCGACGGGGCGATTTGCCGAACCTGAGGAAATTGCCGCGGCCGTGGCCTTCCTGGCCAGCGACGATGCCTCGTTCATCACCGCGTCGCAGTTCCTGGTGGACGGCGGCATCTCGGGCGCCTATGTGACTCCGCTCTAG
- a CDS encoding aldehyde dehydrogenase family protein, translated as MTTATVVNPATEQVVATIEATSEAQTDAAIERAHRAAAQWREVAPGDRARLLRRFADVVDANLEQLAQLEVANAGHTIGNARWEAGNVRDVLHYCAGVPERLLGSQIPVPGGVDITFHEPLGVVGIIVPWNFPMPIAAWGFGPALAAGNTVVLKPAELTPLTAIRLGELAIEAGLPDGVFQVLPGKGAVVGQRFVTHPAVRKVVFTGSTEVGKQIMVGCARQVKRVTLELGGKSANIVFADADLERAAATAPYGVFDNAGQDCCARSRILVQRSVFDRFLGLLEPAVRGVRVGDPADETTEMGPLISAAHRARVAAFVEPSTKVAFTGDRPDGPGFWYPPTVVLPGAPTDRVLTEEVFGPVVAVVAFEDEADALRIANDTEYGLSGSIWTSDVGRALRVSRGVEAGNLSVNSHSSVRYWTPFGGFKQSGLGRELGPDAALAFTETKNVFIATT; from the coding sequence ATGACGACGGCCACCGTGGTCAACCCTGCGACTGAGCAGGTTGTGGCAACGATCGAGGCGACGAGCGAAGCGCAGACCGATGCCGCCATCGAGCGCGCGCACCGGGCCGCGGCGCAATGGCGCGAGGTCGCGCCCGGCGACCGGGCCCGGCTGCTGCGCCGATTCGCCGACGTCGTCGACGCGAATCTGGAACAGCTGGCACAACTCGAGGTCGCCAACGCCGGGCACACCATCGGCAATGCCCGCTGGGAGGCGGGCAATGTCCGCGACGTGCTGCACTATTGCGCAGGCGTGCCGGAACGATTGCTCGGCAGCCAGATTCCGGTGCCAGGCGGGGTGGACATCACCTTCCACGAGCCGCTCGGCGTGGTCGGGATCATTGTGCCGTGGAATTTCCCGATGCCGATCGCGGCGTGGGGTTTCGGGCCCGCGCTCGCCGCCGGGAACACCGTGGTGCTCAAACCCGCCGAGCTGACCCCGCTGACGGCGATCCGTCTCGGCGAACTCGCGATCGAAGCGGGCTTGCCCGACGGTGTATTCCAGGTGCTGCCCGGCAAGGGGGCGGTCGTCGGGCAACGGTTCGTCACGCATCCCGCGGTTCGCAAGGTCGTGTTCACCGGTTCCACCGAGGTGGGCAAGCAGATCATGGTCGGCTGCGCGCGGCAGGTGAAACGGGTGACTCTGGAATTGGGCGGTAAGAGCGCGAATATCGTGTTCGCCGATGCCGATCTGGAGCGGGCCGCCGCGACCGCGCCCTACGGTGTCTTCGACAACGCCGGGCAGGACTGCTGCGCCCGATCGCGGATCCTGGTGCAGCGCAGTGTCTTCGATCGGTTCCTCGGGCTACTGGAACCGGCCGTGCGCGGCGTGCGGGTCGGCGACCCTGCCGACGAGACCACCGAGATGGGCCCGCTGATCTCGGCGGCCCACCGGGCGCGGGTCGCCGCGTTCGTCGAGCCTTCGACCAAGGTCGCCTTCACCGGTGACCGGCCCGACGGGCCCGGATTCTGGTATCCGCCAACGGTTGTGCTGCCCGGCGCGCCGACCGATCGGGTGCTCACCGAGGAGGTGTTCGGCCCGGTGGTCGCGGTGGTGGCTTTCGAGGACGAGGCCGACGCCCTACGGATTGCGAACGACACCGAATACGGTCTTTCCGGGTCCATCTGGACCAGCGATGTCGGCCGTGCGTTGCGGGTTTCGCGTGGTGTCGAGGCCGGGAACCTCTCGGTGAACTCGCATTCCTCGGTGCGGTACTGGACCCCGTTCGGCGGCTTCAAGCAATCGGGACTCGGTCGTGAGCTGGGGCCCGATGCCGCGCTCGCCTTCACCGAAACCAAGAACGTCTTCATCGCAACCACCTGA
- a CDS encoding gamma-glutamyl-gamma-aminobutyrate hydrolase family protein, with protein MVSNDYEDAGGPGPRPVIGLSTYSEPARYGPWDVESAVLPRSYIDMVERAGGVPVLLPPAGVARQEVVAGLDGLVLTGGADIDPARYGAPPDPQTLDTRPDRDDFEFGLFALARAAGIPTLAVCRGLQLVNVALGGTLIQHLPDVLGHTDHSRTPGVFNVVRVSTVPGSRVAAIAGPELKAHCHHHQAIDVLAADLVAVAHASDGTIEAAEARAGSFLVGVQWHPEANATDRRLMRALVEAAAAHRGERAS; from the coding sequence GTGGTTTCGAACGACTATGAGGATGCCGGCGGCCCGGGGCCACGTCCGGTAATCGGGCTGTCGACCTACAGCGAGCCGGCTCGCTACGGGCCGTGGGATGTCGAAAGCGCGGTTCTGCCACGCAGTTATATCGATATGGTGGAGCGAGCGGGCGGGGTGCCGGTGCTGCTGCCGCCCGCCGGCGTCGCGCGACAGGAAGTCGTCGCCGGGCTGGACGGATTGGTATTGACCGGTGGGGCCGACATCGATCCGGCTCGCTACGGTGCGCCACCGGATCCGCAGACCCTCGACACCCGTCCGGACCGCGACGACTTCGAGTTCGGACTGTTCGCACTGGCCCGTGCCGCCGGAATACCGACACTCGCGGTCTGCCGCGGGCTGCAACTGGTGAATGTGGCGCTGGGCGGCACCCTGATCCAGCACCTGCCCGACGTGCTCGGGCATACCGACCATTCGCGCACTCCCGGCGTGTTCAACGTCGTGCGGGTGTCGACGGTGCCGGGCAGCCGGGTCGCCGCCATCGCAGGGCCGGAGCTGAAGGCACACTGCCATCACCACCAGGCCATCGACGTGCTGGCCGCCGACCTGGTCGCGGTCGCGCATGCGTCCGACGGCACGATAGAAGCGGCCGAGGCGAGGGCCGGTTCGTTCCTGGTCGGCGTGCAGTGGCATCCGGAGGCCAACGCCACCGACCGCAGGCTGATGCGCGCCCTGGTCGAGGCCGCGGCCGCACACCGCGGCGAGCGCGCCTCGTGA
- a CDS encoding glutamine synthetase family protein, which translates to MRKGMLGLVELREHVEEGTLDTVLVAMTDMQGRLQGKRCAAQYFLDEVIVHATEVCDYLLATDVEMNTVDGYAMSSWDTGYGDLVLRPDLTTLRLVPWLPGTALVLCDVENVQPKGVPIAPSPRQVLRTQLARLAEHGLRAFVGTELEFLVFDETFESAWNAGYRGLTPANQYNVDYSLLGTARIEPLLRRLRNEMDGAGMYVESAKGECHRGQHEIAFRYDEALVTCDNHSIYKTGAKEIAAQEGRSLSFMAKYDEREGNSCHIHISLRGESGEPVFAGDGADGTSALMRHFIAGQLDCLRELTYFLAPNINSYKRFVPGSFAPTALTWGRDNRTCALRVVGAGPSLRMENRVPGGDVNPYLAVAASIAAGLHGIERRLPLEPEFHGNAYRSQRPRVPRTLREAAQLFGDSKVARSAFGDDVVDHYRNAAQVELDAFDAAVTDWERIRGFERL; encoded by the coding sequence ATGCGTAAGGGGATGCTGGGGCTGGTGGAGCTGCGCGAGCACGTCGAGGAGGGGACCCTCGACACGGTGCTCGTCGCAATGACCGACATGCAGGGCAGGCTGCAGGGAAAGCGGTGCGCGGCACAGTATTTCCTGGACGAGGTGATCGTGCACGCTACCGAGGTCTGTGACTATCTGCTCGCCACGGATGTGGAGATGAACACCGTCGACGGGTATGCGATGTCGTCGTGGGACACCGGATACGGCGATCTGGTGCTGCGGCCCGACCTGACCACACTGCGGCTCGTGCCGTGGCTGCCGGGCACCGCGCTGGTGCTGTGCGATGTGGAGAATGTGCAGCCCAAGGGTGTGCCCATCGCGCCGTCGCCGCGGCAGGTGCTGCGGACACAGTTGGCTCGGCTGGCCGAACATGGGCTGCGGGCGTTCGTCGGGACCGAACTGGAGTTCCTGGTCTTCGACGAGACCTTCGAATCCGCGTGGAACGCGGGCTATCGCGGTCTCACACCGGCCAATCAGTACAACGTCGACTATTCGCTGCTCGGCACCGCGCGGATCGAGCCGCTGCTGCGGCGTCTTCGCAACGAGATGGACGGCGCGGGCATGTATGTCGAGTCGGCGAAGGGGGAATGCCATCGCGGGCAGCACGAGATCGCATTCCGCTATGACGAGGCATTGGTGACCTGTGACAACCACAGTATCTACAAGACCGGCGCCAAGGAGATCGCCGCACAGGAAGGGCGCAGCCTCTCCTTCATGGCGAAATACGATGAGCGCGAGGGCAACTCGTGTCATATCCACATCAGTTTGCGCGGCGAATCGGGCGAGCCGGTGTTCGCCGGTGACGGCGCGGACGGCACCTCCGCCCTGATGCGGCATTTCATCGCGGGACAGCTGGACTGCCTGCGCGAGCTCACCTACTTCCTCGCGCCGAACATCAACTCCTACAAGCGTTTCGTACCGGGCAGCTTCGCACCAACCGCGCTGACCTGGGGCCGGGACAACCGAACATGTGCGCTGCGCGTGGTGGGCGCCGGACCGTCGCTGCGCATGGAGAATCGGGTTCCCGGCGGCGACGTCAATCCCTACCTCGCGGTGGCCGCGTCGATCGCCGCTGGTCTGCACGGCATCGAACGGCGACTGCCGCTCGAACCGGAGTTCCACGGCAACGCTTATCGGTCCCAGCGTCCGCGGGTGCCGCGCACGCTGCGCGAGGCGGCACAGCTGTTCGGTGACAGCAAGGTCGCGCGCTCGGCGTTCGGTGATGACGTGGTGGACCATTATCGGAATGCGGCACAGGTCGAGCTGGATGCCTTCGACGCCGCCGTCACCGATTGGGAGCGAATCCGTGGTTTCGAACGACTATGA